In Primulina eburnea isolate SZY01 unplaced genomic scaffold, ASM2296580v1 ctg92, whole genome shotgun sequence, the DNA window GGCAGTTTCAACGGCTTCTAGCTGGTACTCATGTAAATCCATTTGAACTAGGGCCTCTTTGAAAATAACATTAACGGAGCTCCCATTGTCTACAAAAACCCTCAATACGTCGTAATTGGCCACTCGGGCTTGAATGACAAGAGCGTCATTGTGAGGCAGGCTTACCCCTCGGAGATCTTCTGGTCCAAAGCTTATAACCGGCTCGTCTCTCCTCTTTCCATCAACCTCTAAACATTCCCTCCTACTCCTCGCCTTCCTAGCCCGGTTAGAGTCACCATCAGTAGACCCTCCTGAAATCATTTTGATTATCCCTCGACTTGGGGAGGGATCTTTCCTTTCTGCTGGTTTGATTCTCTCCTCCCGGGTACTCACGTCTCCTCCCCGCCTCCCACTTGGGGTGCTCACCGTCTTTGGGGGCATATTCGATATTGGACGTCTAGACAACCAGGGTGGATGTCTAGACTTATCTCGCGGAGGGTGAGGCGCTGACACAGGATGCTTATTGGAATTTCTCCCCAGGACCCGGCATTCATTGGTATTGTGGGCACAATCTTTATGGAGGGTACAATACCCTTTTTGTTCTGGCCTGGGGGTTCTTGCTACAGAATTGGGAGGAGGGGCTTCATCTGATCTGCACTCTTGAATCTCTCTGTCTCGGGCAACTCTCAAAGGTACATGGGAGAAATGTCCCGAGCCGTTCTTCTTGGGGGCTCTATCTTCGGTTTTGATAGCCCGATCTCCTCTTGCTCTTTTCAAGGCCTCTCTCTTCTGGTTTTGCACTTCTTCCATATTAATGTATTTCTCTGCTCGAGATAAGAGATCCTCGAAATTACCTGGCAATTTTTTTGTCAAGGATCGGAAGAAATCCCCTTCCCATAGCCCTTGCATAAATGTTGTGGTTTTCGTCTCGGGTGCACAGGTTGGTACATCCAGTGCCACCCGGTTGAACCTTTTGAGATATGCTCTCAAGGTCTCATCTTGCCTCTGTTTTACCTCAAATAAACTGAAAGCGGTTTTCTTGTATTTCTTGCTGCTGCTAAATTGATGCAAGAATACCTTTTGAAAGTCCTCGAAGCAACGGATGTTTTGTGGTGCCAACCCTTCAAACCATCTCTGTGCGGAATCGACCAGAGTGGTGAGGAACACTTTACATTTAATCGGGTCCTCATAACAATGTAGCATGGCCATATTCTCGAAACGAGCGAGGTGCTCCTCAGGGTCAGAGCtcccatcataatctttgatttTGCTAATTTGAAATGCCCGGGGAGTGGTTCCCGAACAATGATGTCAGAAAACGGGCAACCCTTGACGACAGGAGCATCGCCTTTAGAACCAACCTGTCCTTCTAACACTTTCACCTTTTTTCTTAACTCTTCCAATTCTTCCGCAACAGTGGGAGACTTAGAACCCGTGCTCGATTCCCTTTCTTCTTCCcttctttcttcttctaatGGCCGTTCATGCTGCTGCTCGGGATGACTTTCATGACGAGGGGTGGCCTTCTTCGTTGTAGCCATCTTAACCGCATCAGCTATAATCCTCTGCAACTCTTCAGGAGTTAGATGGATGGTGGGCTGAGGACCATTAGGAGGAGGACCACCCGCACCAGAAAGACGGGTATTGTTTTCCTCTTGGACTCGAGAGGTGTCTTGGTTAGCTCTCCTAGTAggagccatatcaacgccttTAGAACTCGgtgttcccacagacggcgccaatgatgtcaCCCGGGCGAAATGGTCGAGTCGGGTCGGGAACTCTATCGGGTAAACTATCAAAAATTTATAACGAAGGAAACTGAGTGAGGAATATATCTGTAATGAAAATATATCTCTGCAATATGGCTTCAGCTGTG includes these proteins:
- the LOC140822569 gene encoding uncharacterized protein, with the protein product MAPTRRANQDTSRVQEENNTRLSGAGGPPPNGPQPTIHLTPEELQRIIADAVKMATTKKATPRHESHPEQQHERPLEEERREEERESSTGSKSPTVAEELEELRKKVKVLEGQRWFEGLAPQNIRCFEDFQKVFLHQFSSSKKYKKTAFSLFEVKQRQDETLRAYLKRFNRVALDVPTCAPETKTTTFMQGLWEGDFFRSLTKKLPGNFEDLLSRAEKYINMEEVQNQKREALKRARGDRAIKTEDRAPKKNGSGHFSHVPLRVARDREIQECRSDEAPPPNSVARTPRPEQKGYCTLHKDCAHNTNECRVLGRNSNKHPVSAPHPPRDKSRHPPWLSRRPISNMPPKTVSTPSGRRGGDVSTREERIKPAERKDPSPSRGIIKMISGGSTDGDSNRARKARSRRECLEVDGKRRDEPVISFGPEDLRGVSLPHNDALVIQARVANYDVLRVFVDNGSSVNVIFKEALVQMDLHEYQLEAVETALFGFAGHAVYPEGEIALPLTLGMGDLRKTVMTTFTVVDAPSSYNVILGRPAMNEMKAVASTYHQKIKFPVREQVGEVKGDQPSSRRCYGETVRVDQKRARREGKEKEHQEETREREVHFVAEEEQEAVEIEPGKNVGWPEISAQPPGQTSCNLVDSTSGCELLSFLDAYQGYHQIPLALEDQDKASFTTSGGTFCYVVMPFGLKNAGATYQRLINLVFQKQIGRNIEVYVDDILIKTREVAHFIDDLAETFATLKQYRIKLNPAKCVFGVKSGKFLGFMVTDREIEVNPEKIRAIVDMPSPQSIRDVQKLTGRIAALSRFISRSAHRSYPFFQVLRKAQKFGWDDNCEQAFQDLTKTSG